Within the Medicago truncatula cultivar Jemalong A17 chromosome 4, MtrunA17r5.0-ANR, whole genome shotgun sequence genome, the region AGTTGCAGAACTATCTCCTCTGGTTGGAATTCCAGGCTGGCATGATCATCTGTTTTTTGACTCATTTAGGGACAGTgtttttttcttcgttttttatgttttattgttgatgttgatagcATTAACAAGAGTACCTTTGTAGGTTTGTCGTACTTGCATTAACTGCACAAAATGTTGATTCAGTCATTTCATCAAACCTTATAGCACCCAGTTTACGtgtctttataaaaaattaaagaaaaggtTTTCAAAACAGTTTTCTAAAATACCATCCATTGTGGAAACTTACCTGGGACTAAGGCACGTGAAGCCCTGCTGCTATCGAGAAGAAGCTTCTGCTTGTGCTAACCGTGCTACTATTTATTCCAAATCAATGTAGAACTAGTTTTTCAAGTTCGTTTCCTGTTTAAATTCCTGACAATGGAGTGTCAAGTATCCATATATTATGTTGAATTTGATCTGTGCAAAAAGGAAACACCACTTTGGTTGAGctctatttaacaaaaaatgtatCTGACAGGAGAAAGTTCAATACTATGATATAGCAACAGAGAAACGTGCAGAATTTGATAGAGCAACGACAGAGTATAACAAGAAAATGGTAACCTATCTGTCATATTCGTGGCTAGTGAACTGACTCTTATTTGGCATGTTACTAAATATACAATTTGTTTTCTGATGCTTTGCAGGAAAGCGGCGAATATGAAGAAACCGATGAGGAGTCAGAGTATGACGAGTAAAACCATCggtttattcattttcttatttacAAGGCTTCACCTATGTTAATTGAAACTACTCGAGGACCTTAAGTTGTATATTCAATTGTAGTCAGCTCTGGTTGTCCTTGTGAATAGTTATCATTTTtctatgttagttttttttagtgaaGTACCTAGTTAGTTAGATGCTTAAAAAGGCAGTTTTGGGCATATATATTAAGTAAACTGAATAGAAGGTATTCCTTTTACCAAACTTGGAATCAGGGTcttcaacaaaaagtaaaaatcTTTCACTCTCATCAATACATGTATGTGCAAAAATAGTTCATTGCTTTATAATGAAGTTATTAAGCTacataaaagatttttttgaaactgCGAAGACAAATAATGAACAGCACAGTAAGTTGGGGGAGTAGAAACATTATTTACCCTAAAATTTACATAGAAGATATTCTCACTAAATAAAAAGTGTGTTTTACTATGTTTTCAAAGTATGCCGGAAAAGAGTGAATTTCACATGAATTTTATGATACTGTAATTAAAAGTATACTGAAAATGTGTTACTAGTATTCCTCTTGTCATTATCGTTTAACAGACATACTTAGTTAATTACTGCTTATTAGTTCCACTGCGGCCTAAGTTTTCAACATGAATGTCAGATGTTCTCATTGGGAAAAAAAAGTAACAGGTTACATGAATCTATGAGGACTTTTCAAAGCAGCAAACAAGGCACCTTTTGATGGCATCTTTGAATCTATGAGGACTTTTGATGATGTctgattttaaaatcatttggTGAACgcttagtgtttttttttgggtagaacGTAAATGTTTAGTGTAACAAAGCTTCATACATGCACTACTTTGTCAAAAGAATAACATGCACAATATCACTCAACTGACCAGCTCCATTCATTAAGAAGCAAAACCCCCAAATAGCTCATTAATCATTTCACTTTGACAGTGTAATTTCAACACCCATACAAGAACACAAACTACAAGTAAAACAGAAGTCTAAAAtagaaaaggaggaaaaaagATGGATCCTAGCAGTTCTTATTTTTAAGGAAGGATCCAGATTTTCTTCAAACGTTTTATTCACTACCTAAACCACCTTAAGCTATTTCTTCCATATATTGAACTACTGGAAATGAGTTTTGACTTCATGTGTAGTGTGTATCGGAAGGGATGTCTTCAATGAATCAGCAATGCTTCTAACTTCAGCAATCATAGCGACCACGTCATTTAGTTTGTTAACTGCGGAGCCCACACCCTGTGATTTAGAAATACACCGAACCGAAGTCAATGATCAATAACTCGCCGCCAGAAAGGTATAGTAAGTTTATCATTATGATTTCTAATTTACAGTAAAAAAATCGTTGGGAAGAAATCCTTACCACACCAGAAGCTCCGGCAGTGATAGCCATAGGTGCTGTGACAGCACTTAGCCCGGATGAACACATGACAGGTATCTTAACAGCTCGTGATATAGAATATGCAGCTGCTAAAGTTGGTGTTGCCTACAATAATCACTGATTAgaattttgataatttaagGAAGGGTTTGTCAAATGCAATCATTATCTAGCAATTAAAAGGATTCTCTCATGATGTCAAATTGTGTCTATCTTAACCCAACAGAATCACGTGTCTatcatgttaaatatttttaaaacacttAACATGATTTACTATATAATGATAATGCTGGTTGGATGTTTTAAACTATGTAGCATTGAGTTTTAGATTGAAGGCGTGTCAGGTGTATGACATGTGACACTGACACGACATCGACACATGAGTTTACATTTCAATCATTTCTATTTTCTCAAACTATTTTCAGCATCTACGTGCAAGTATCACATCTGGTGTCGCTGTCTATGTCACTATGTTAGTACTTCGTAGGTTTTAAACCATTTTGAAAATTACCACAATCATTGTTGTGATGCATTTTGCATTTGCAGTAATGAAAATGTAGGCAAATAGGAAAAGACACAGGCAAATCAAAGACATCTTCATGTTTACCTTCTCAATCAAACCAAGAACACCAGACTTTGTAGGATTGGAACATTTTCCTCCCTCAGTTTGAATAATATCCACACCTTCTAGTTCAAGTGATTCTGCAAGCTTGACCTGTCAAAgtttaagattttttgtttatttatagtaCTATTTAAATACCAATAGTATCAGAATGATTTTGCACTTTGGAAGTATAAATGCTGTATGTAACCTGATCGGGAAGGCTTAGTGTGTGAGGAACAGTGACAGACAAAACCACAGATGGAAGTATCCTCCTTGTCTCTTTTGTTAGACTCAGAATCTGCACAGAAGGATAAATAGATCATGAAAATACAAGAAAACTAAGTGTGAGTTTCTGTTGATGACTGTGTTATTTAAAATCAGTAACAATATGCTAACAttcaatacaaatataaattaagagTTAATTTATATACACCTTTAATTTATGTACACCTTTagtcaatcaatcataattgtTTAATCATTAAAAAAGCTTGACTTTCATTATACCTAGCTTAAATAAAAGTCATGCAAATGATGGTTGGTTGATAATGTAAAACATTTTACACTGACAGTACATCAAAATTATTCTCTACATATCATTGTCCTTTTGTTCCGTGAATTTTAGTGACTACCATACACATTCATGATTGAATACTGAAAATCACTCTTTACCTGCTCTGGAGTAAAAATCACTCCCTTCTCATAAAATGAATCATAATTTCCAATCTCAACCTGCCAATGCCATATAATATTAAGAACAAATCTTGTAAGGAtgaattttaaatgtttatgGTTATCCCATCTTTTGACTAGAATATGAACTTGGAACTGATACTAGAAATGGAATTAGACAAAAGGTCAAACCATTAGTGCTCCTGCTTCAACTGCAGCTGGAAATGTTGCAGGATCTACAGAAGAAACACAAACCTGCAACAGCGATGAATCATAAATTGTTGCCTCTTTTAAGAGTATTGTAAATGTACATTGAAATTAGAATCAATATGCATGTTCAATACCAACTTTATAAATGATTAAGATATCCTCTGATTATAGTAAATTTTGTAGATGCAAAGGCATTTTTCATTTCCTCTCTGCTTAAGTCTGGAAACCATATAAACGAGAGTGTTAAAGACATTCATTAGAAAAGCATGAATATACCGGACAAGAAGTTAGGCTGATAGCTAGCTTCACCAACTCCGGGTCACATGCTATATCGACGTGAGTTGCTCCTCCCTGCAAGCACGACATTGACAAGAAAAGACTCATTTACAGTTCACAGTTGTATGTTAGTTTGTAATGTGAAAtacttttaagaaaaataaaagaaaccaTCAGAGAACATCAGTTAAAATTTGGTCAAAGACTTATTAAAATATCATGAAGATTCAGGAGGAGTCCCAAACAGAAGATGATTCCAAATGTCAATTCATATCATATCAGTTATCACCTATCAGCTATG harbors:
- the LOC25493402 gene encoding uncharacterized protein ycf23, with amino-acid sequence MHSLTCLTLSSPSSISSLKPNHNYNPLLGAASKPCLLTLKRKTSFTTRALLSSTKESVLKDFRERTALKIITGLQNFDKDNVASVVTAAEKGGATHVDIACDPELVKLAISLTSCPVCVSSVDPATFPAAVEAGALMVEIGNYDSFYEKGVIFTPEQILSLTKETRRILPSVVLSVTVPHTLSLPDQVKLAESLELEGVDIIQTEGGKCSNPTKSGVLGLIEKATPTLAAAYSISRAVKIPVMCSSGLSAVTAPMAITAGASGVGVGSAVNKLNDVVAMIAEVRSIADSLKTSLPIHTTHEVKTHFQ